From one Helicoverpa zea isolate HzStark_Cry1AcR chromosome 10, ilHelZeax1.1, whole genome shotgun sequence genomic stretch:
- the LOC124634024 gene encoding uncharacterized protein LOC124634024 isoform X2, producing MLIFKCGLIILTATYIVSLCFQVSQDTNSLDTGLAFLFIASGVIAGKILYDRYQQIHILGSLTPNPNVTSFANRIASFSASFLSLGFLVYFFLFLFKVDNHCLTALNIFICGFGTLYIWMQCILTTYISTLFYDKRLTVFRQCLANLSFLVLVLMAIFGTVTSFLPLNGSSAIYFCFVVTSLCSNILAAIFCVFILTFEKEYEYFSEGLRSELLLDDGSSLDNASLSDMDSIFGAQESTSSTIVIKGNITCPKVS from the exons ATGTTGATATTTAAGTGTGGCTTGATCATTCTCACAGCGACATATATCGTATC TCTGTGTTTCCAAGTTTCGCAAGACACAAATTCTTTGGATACTGGCCTTGCTTTTTTGTTCATAGCCAGCGGAGTTATTG CTGGCAAAATATTATATGACAGATACCAGCAAATACATATACTCGGCTCACTAACACCGAATCCAAATGTTACTTCATTTGCAAATAGGATAGCTTCCTTTTCAGCTTCATTCCTCTCTCTGGGCTTCCTGGTATACTTCTTCCTTTTCCTGTTTAAg GTGGATAACCATTGCCTCACGGCATTGAATATCTTTATATGTGGATTTGGCACTTTATACATATGGATGCAG tgcATCCTCACGACTTATATCTCGACTCTGTTTTATGACAAAAGATTAACAGTGTTTCGGCAATGCCTTGCCAATTTGAGCTTCCTTGTTTTGGTGTTGATGGCAATATTCGGCACTGTGACGTCATTTTTGCcattaa ATGGTTCAAGCGCAATCTACTTCTGTTTCGTAGTGACTTCCCTTTGTAGCAACATATTAGCGGCAATATTTTGCGTCTTTATATTGACTTTTGAAAaagaatatgaatatttttctgAG GGTTTACGATCAGAGCTTCTGCTCGACGATGGCAGTTCTTTAGACAATGCATCGTTGTCTGACATGGATAGCATATTTGGGGCCCAAGAATCAACTTCGAGTACAATCGTCATAAAGGGTAACATAACGTGCCCCAAGGTCTCCTGA
- the LOC124633706 gene encoding homeobox protein 2-like, which yields MKRLLILGAVWALAVARPEQYKEQEDFQYSRSSSDDGTKSGYYGAQRGNMGGNYERAHNMDSLAQNQMSGLVKQVEGELGDGANTKAGSVYTAANSRGIYGSSHSDLSNLAGRNFQEGETYGSSASHQSSSSAYNAAAYNSRSHSSRASGYQATGHSGLNVHSDDLQSLDNTQGTYGYGRQSSHSAGYNAQAGYQQHTDFDASNANLHSGGYGSNIHTRLISATPVRIVGRPGMRVAIPIAAQTYDITHGSSLMDQNSLNSDAEVLNTDTQHTVYRPTAAKHYESSFNYRKKWEKHDTIPSAVFVPVPATSTENPFPKNSELYEDSQAHTAQYDAGRVDSQRAHSSNVYSGYDANVKSTSGQSRLNYNTQHTGASTHDVANAYTVAGYNRGSSHHNAAADLSSHGYNTQSQYNAGRYQGHAAVEDASSLLQAAQNSGYSTDLNSQVENLNTKPKSYQSSYSYHKSWERQGDPYVIKPASAGYYDASAQRLTAGTASGSHYQHSHHSGADCDENGHIRVARSYNADQFQDMQQQSQNLEDLGQQVEDLGQQTQVQWGQGEDVQQVQNTWDNLEDLSQQSHNKWDDLHQAWDKFEDMGQKPQDVNTQISNLEQNNQNDLGRRRQENTSDLKNNKQDQEAQNEWEVTSQTQEEKENMHNQHHEKSNEFDQQVNQPGTTDDDVFSQYFQTSNKPHSQMSVWDKLDFGSFQNVEHNKKEDVNSNDQQTTSSSISQHRDLDQLPVNTANIADLTQSEHHNVNYNSGDESVWHQINTDDAQPSHKLPEITVPSYPGHYFVDNGYSNSQHQFNHNQQSFQQSHSFHENHNWNSYASNHRHEQTTNTESLAQVNAFGVNSQNSPLSSIWGKLDNVEQFDKEDNSEGGFTQNNTQNAYENSRQVETQNTGGSSPSFSQDQHDNHMNPFYDLMHHINEKDTTENNPKTSKESSSDAGRGDIGPEVISDSKPYQHSIDTPVNVETHNNNQKPKKETDLLDHELSVLGLHEQKPIDQNKQNGYSATNTNKTLTQNNYQGTQRRENENWSNLHVSNENLQQQNNIQQSSQQHHKTEQQSIQDFSQQENMQDFGQQANLDQENLQEFLPQTSLEQQNLQNLGQQANLEQQNLHNFGQHSVEQQNKHDFSQQVNLDQQDLHDFGQQASLEQQNLQDFGQHENLEQQNLQDFSQQVNLDQQNLHDFGQQASLEQQNLQDFGQHENLEQQNLQDFGQHENLEQQNLQDFSQQVNLDQKNLHDFGQQANLEQQNLQDFGQHENLEQQNLHDFGQHENSEQQNLQDFGQHENSEQQNLQDFGQHENLEQQSLQDFGQHENLEQQNVQDFGQQVNQEQQNLQDFGQQAHLEQQNLHHNLEQQNLQDFGQQAYLEQQNLQSFSKHENLEHAHPELTNQYLEKSTHDLERNSKYTGKYEHPATYFPPSGKVEDAIVKTQKNDLQAPNVQNPGTEIPPQMEPVTEKAGFWKSIGNKLSKAKTKIASWF from the exons ATGAAGCGTCTTTTGATCTTAGGCGCTGTTTGGGCTCTAGCTGTGGCTAGGCCTGAGCAATATAAAGAACAGGAAGATTTCCAGTATTCAAGGAGCTCCTCGGATGATGGAACTAAGTCCGGGTATTATGGAGCTCAGAGAGGTAATATGGGTGGAAACTACGAACGTGCTCACAACATGGACTCCTTAGCTCAAAATCAGATGAGTGGCCTCGTGAAACAAGTCGAAGGTGAATTAGGTGACGGAGCTAATACGAAAGCTGGAAGCGTTTACACAGCAGCCAATTCTAGAGGTATATACGGCTCCAGTCACTCTGATCTCAGCAACCTCGCTGGGCGTAACTTCCAAGAGGGCGAAACTTACGGAAGCTCAGCATCACATCAGTCTTCATCCTCAGCTTACAATGCTGCCGCTTACAATAGCCGATCACACAGTTCAAGGGCCAGTGGATATCAAGCGACAGGACACTCTGGTTTAAATGTACATTCTGATGACCTTCAGTCACTAGATAACACACAAGGAACCTATGGTTACGGCAGGCAATCAAGTCACAGTGCAGGATATAATGCTCAGGCCGGCTACCAACAGCATACTGATTTTGACGCTAGTAATGCTAATTTACATTCAGGAGGCTATGGATCAAATATTCACACTAGATTGATAAGTGCAACGCCAGTGAGAATTGTTGGGAGACCTGGTATGAGAGTGGCCATACCAATAGCTGCCCAGACATACGACATTACACACGGGTCTTCTTTAATGGATCAAAATTCTCTCAACAGTGATGCTGAAGTTTTAAATACTGATACTCAACATACTGTTTACAGACCCACTGCTGCTAAACATTATGAATCGTCTTTTAACTATCGTAAAAAATGGGAAAAACATGACACTATTCCCTCAGCCGTTTTCGTACCAGTACCAGCAACGTCTACAGAAAACCCTTTCCCTAAAAACAGTGAACTCTACGAGGACAGTCAAGCACACACAGCTCAATATGATGCGGGTAGAGTGGATTCTCAAAGAGCTCATTCAAGTAATGTATATAGCGGATATGATGCCAATGTTAAATCAACATCAGGTCAATCTCGTTTAAATTATAACACACAACACACTGGAGCTTCAACGCACGATGTTGCAAACGCCTACACTGTGGCGGGTTACAATAGAGGTTCCAGCCATCACAACGCTGCAGCAGACCTTAGTTCTCATGGTTATAACACGCAATCCCAATACAATGCCGGAAGATATCAAGGACATGCAGCAGTGGAAGATGCCAGTTCTCTTCTTCAAGCAGCGCAAAATAGTGGATATAGCACAGATCTGAACAGTCAAGTCGAAAATTTGAACACAAAACCTAAAAGTTATCAATCTTCGTATTCTTACCACAAATCGTGGGAGCGTCAAGGAGACCCTTACGTCATTAAGCCAGCATCAGCTGGTTACTACGACGCCTCTGCCCAAAGATTGACAGCGGGTACGGCGTCTGGCTCACATTACCAACATTCACATCACAGTGGAGCAGATTGTGACGAAAATGGCCATATTCGCGTGGCTCGATCCTACAACGCAGATCAGTTTCAAGATATGCAGCAACAAAGCCAAAATTTGGAAGATTTGGGGCAGCAAGTAGAGGATTTAGGACAACAAACACAAGTTCAATGGGGTCAAGGAGAAGATGTTCAGCAGGTTCAAAATACGTGGGACAACTTAGAAGATTTGAGTCAACAGTCTCATAATAAGTGGGACGACTTACATCAAGCTTGGGATAAATTTGAAGACATGGGACAAAAACCTCAAGACGTAAATACGCAAATATCTAATCTTGAACAAAATAATCAAA ATGATCTGGGGCGACGACGTCAAGAAAACACaagtgatttaaaaaataataaacaagacCAAGAAGCACAGAATGAGTGGGAAGTTACCAGTCAAACCCAGGAAGAGAAAGAAAATATGCACAATCAACATCATGAAAAGTCCAATGAATTTGATCAGCAAGTAAACCAGCCTGGCACGACTGACGATGATGTTTTCAGCCAGTACTTTCAAACCTCTAACAAACCACACAGTCAAATGAGTGTTTGGGACAAGTTAGACTTTGGATCATTCCAAAATGTTgaacacaacaaaaaagaagATGTCAATTCGAATGATCAACAAACAACTTCTAGTTCTATTTCCCAACACAGAGACTTAGATCAGCTGCCTGTCAACACTGCAAATATTGCAGATCTGACGCAATCAGAACATCACAATGTAAACTATAACTCAGGTGATGAATCTGTTTGGCATCAGATTAATACTGATGATGCCCAACCATCTCATAAACTACCAGAAATTACTGTACCAAGTTACCCTGGACATTATTTTGTAGATAATGGGTATTCAAATTCACAGCATCAATTTAACCACAATCAACAATCATTTCAACAAAGCCATAGCTTCCATGAGAACCACAATTGGAACAGCTATGCAAGTAACCACAGACATGAACAAACCACAAACACCGAAAGCTTGGCCCAAGTTAATGCTTTTGGAGTGAATTCACAAAACTCGCCCCTTTCTAGCATTTGGGGCAAATTAGATAATGTTGAACAATTTGATAAAGAAGATAACAGCGAAGGAGGTTTTACTCAAAATAACACTCAGAATGCTTATGAAAATTCAAGGCAAGTGGAGACACAAAATACGGGAGGGTCGAGCCCAAGCTTTTCTCAGGACCAACATGACAATCATATGAATCCTTTTTACGATCTAATGCACCACATAAACGAAAAAGACACTACGGAAAATAACCCCAAGACATCAAAGGAAAGTTCATCAGACGCAGGTCGCGGAGATATAGGACCTGAAGTTATATCTGACTCAAAACCATACCAACACTCAATTGACACACCAGTGAATGTAGAAACACACAACAACAATCAAAAACCTAAAAAAGAAACAGATTTACTCGATCATGAATTAAGTGTTCTGGGATTACATGAACAGAAACCAATAGATCAGAATAAACAGAACGGATATAGTGCGACAAACACAAACAAGACACTTACACAGAATAACTATCAAGGAACACAGCGTCGTGAGAATGAGAACTGGTCTAATCTGCATGTATCGAACGAAAACTTGCAACAACAAAACAACATACAGCAGTCAAGTCAACAACATCATAAAACGGAACAACAAAGCATTCAAGATTTCAGTCAACAAGAAAACATGCAAGATTTTGGGCAGCAAGCGAACCTGGACCAAGAAAACCTTCAAGAATTTTTACCACAAACTAGCTTGGAGCAGCAAAATTTGCAAAATCTTGGCCAGCAAGCTAACTTGGAGCAACAAAACCTACACAATTTTGGTCAGCATAGTGTggaacaacaaaacaaacatgaTTTCAGTCAACAAGTTAACCTGGATCAGCAAGACCTACACGATTTTGGACAGCAAGCTAGCCTGGAACAACAGAATTTGCAAGATTTTGGTCAGCATGAGAACTTGGAGCAACAAAACCTACAAGATTTCAGTCAACAAGTTAACCTGGATCAGCAAAACCTACACGATTTTGGACAGCAAGCTAGCCTGGAGCAACAAAATTTGCAAGATTTTGGTCAGCATGAGAACTTGGAGCAACAAAATTTGCAAGATTTTGGTCAGCATGAGAACTTGGAGCAACAAAACCTACAAGATTTCAGTCAACAAGTTAACCTGGATCAGAAAAACCTACACGATTTTGGACAGCAAGCTAACTTGGAGCAACAAAATTTGCAAGATTTTGGTCAGCATGAGAACTTGGAGCAACAAAACTTACATGATTTTGGTCAGCACGAGAACTCAGAGCAGCAAAATTTGCAAGATTTTGGTCAGCATGAGAACTCAGAGCAGCAAAATTTGCAAGATTTTGGTCAGCATGAGAACTTGGAGCAACAAAGCTTACAAGATTTTGGACAGCATGAGAACTTGGAACAACAAAATGTGCAAGATTTTGGTCAGCAAGTCAATCAGGAACAACAGAATCTACAAGATTTTGGGCAACAAGCTCACTTGGAGCAACAAAATTTGCATCACAATTTAGAGCAACAAAACTTACAGGATTTTGGACAGCAAGCTTACCTAGAGCAACAAAACTTGCAAAGTTTTAGCAAACATGAAAACTTAGAGCATGCACACCCAGAGTTAACAAACCAATACCTCGAGAAATCAACTCATGATTTAGAACGAAATTCAAAGTACACTGGCAAATATGAACATCCAGCAACTTATTTCCCTCCTTCTGGAAAAGTTGAAGACGCTATAGTGAAAACACAGAAAAATGATTTACAGGCTCCTAATGTACAAAATCCAGGTACTGAAATACCTCCGCAAATGGAGCCAGTGACTGAAAAGGCTGGATTCTGGAAATCTATTGGAAATAAACTCTccaaagcaaaaactaaaatagCATCCTGGTTCTAA
- the LOC124634024 gene encoding uncharacterized protein LOC124634024 isoform X1, with amino-acid sequence MSGRQVAHCLQLPLYILETNLLNLCFQVSQDTNSLDTGLAFLFIASGVIAGKILYDRYQQIHILGSLTPNPNVTSFANRIASFSASFLSLGFLVYFFLFLFKVDNHCLTALNIFICGFGTLYIWMQCILTTYISTLFYDKRLTVFRQCLANLSFLVLVLMAIFGTVTSFLPLNGSSAIYFCFVVTSLCSNILAAIFCVFILTFEKEYEYFSEGLRSELLLDDGSSLDNASLSDMDSIFGAQESTSSTIVIKGNITCPKVS; translated from the exons ATGTCAGGCAGGCAGGTCGCTCATTGCCTTCAGTTGCCTTTGTATATTTTAGAAACGAATTTGTTGAA TCTGTGTTTCCAAGTTTCGCAAGACACAAATTCTTTGGATACTGGCCTTGCTTTTTTGTTCATAGCCAGCGGAGTTATTG CTGGCAAAATATTATATGACAGATACCAGCAAATACATATACTCGGCTCACTAACACCGAATCCAAATGTTACTTCATTTGCAAATAGGATAGCTTCCTTTTCAGCTTCATTCCTCTCTCTGGGCTTCCTGGTATACTTCTTCCTTTTCCTGTTTAAg GTGGATAACCATTGCCTCACGGCATTGAATATCTTTATATGTGGATTTGGCACTTTATACATATGGATGCAG tgcATCCTCACGACTTATATCTCGACTCTGTTTTATGACAAAAGATTAACAGTGTTTCGGCAATGCCTTGCCAATTTGAGCTTCCTTGTTTTGGTGTTGATGGCAATATTCGGCACTGTGACGTCATTTTTGCcattaa ATGGTTCAAGCGCAATCTACTTCTGTTTCGTAGTGACTTCCCTTTGTAGCAACATATTAGCGGCAATATTTTGCGTCTTTATATTGACTTTTGAAAaagaatatgaatatttttctgAG GGTTTACGATCAGAGCTTCTGCTCGACGATGGCAGTTCTTTAGACAATGCATCGTTGTCTGACATGGATAGCATATTTGGGGCCCAAGAATCAACTTCGAGTACAATCGTCATAAAGGGTAACATAACGTGCCCCAAGGTCTCCTGA